One genomic segment of Armatimonadota bacterium includes these proteins:
- a CDS encoding 2-C-methyl-D-erythritol 2,4-cyclodiphosphate synthase: MSPHLPTTAVLPAAGQGRRFGSEGNKIWERIGGRSLLLRSAMAFAEHAAIDDVVVVAAAGEADRVAAELAGLPKPLIVAGGGATRAESVHNGVLAAPTATELVLVHDAARPLVSPELISRVAHATASAGAAVPALAVSDSIKRVESSRITASIPRLSACDDGSGGVLTAVQTPQGARRDWLLAAWETCLRGQHEPTDEASLLELAGYAVTTVPGDEVNIKITTREDLLMAEALLGTARMPATRTGLGYDVHAFASRDACRPLILGGVTVPHDRGLLGHSDADVVLHAICDALLGAAALGDIGQHFPNTDANYKDISSLLLLAEVALRLHEHGFDPVNIDCAVVAESPKLAPHISAMREVISDTLKLNAGCVSIKATTSEGLGFAGRREGIAAWAIATLQPRVLQM; encoded by the coding sequence ATGTCACCTCATTTACCAACCACGGCAGTACTTCCGGCCGCGGGACAGGGAAGGCGGTTCGGTAGCGAAGGCAACAAGATTTGGGAGCGCATTGGCGGTCGGTCGCTGTTGCTGCGCAGCGCGATGGCATTTGCAGAGCATGCAGCTATCGACGACGTGGTGGTGGTTGCCGCGGCGGGCGAGGCGGATCGGGTGGCGGCCGAGTTGGCCGGGTTGCCCAAGCCGCTGATCGTTGCAGGCGGTGGCGCAACGCGGGCCGAGTCGGTGCACAATGGCGTCCTCGCGGCGCCAACAGCCACCGAGCTGGTGCTGGTGCACGACGCTGCCCGACCGCTGGTATCGCCCGAGTTGATTTCGCGGGTAGCGCACGCCACCGCAAGCGCCGGCGCAGCGGTGCCCGCGCTTGCGGTAAGCGACAGCATAAAGCGGGTCGAGTCGAGCAGGATCACGGCTTCTATTCCGCGCTTGTCGGCGTGCGATGACGGATCCGGCGGCGTGCTGACCGCGGTTCAAACGCCGCAGGGCGCCCGGCGTGACTGGTTGCTGGCGGCGTGGGAAACATGCCTGCGTGGGCAGCATGAACCGACGGATGAGGCCAGTCTGCTCGAACTTGCAGGGTATGCCGTAACTACCGTACCAGGCGACGAAGTCAACATCAAGATAACGACGCGCGAGGACCTGCTTATGGCTGAAGCGCTGCTGGGAACCGCCCGGATGCCGGCCACCCGTACCGGGCTGGGATATGACGTCCATGCGTTTGCCTCGCGTGACGCCTGCCGCCCGTTGATTTTGGGCGGCGTTACTGTTCCTCATGACCGCGGCCTGCTTGGCCACTCGGATGCGGACGTGGTGCTTCACGCTATCTGTGACGCGCTCCTTGGCGCCGCGGCGCTGGGCGACATCGGCCAGCACTTTCCGAATACGGACGCAAACTATAAGGATATCAGCAGCCTGCTGCTTCTGGCTGAGGTAGCTCTGCGACTGCACGAGCATGGATTCGACCCGGTGAACATCGACTGCGCCGTGGTGGCCGAGTCGCCCAAGCTGGCGCCACATATAAGCGCCATGCGCGAAGTTATCAGCGATACGCTCAAGCTGAACGCCGGCTGCGTCAGCATCAAGGCGACCACCTCGGAGGGCCTTGGCTTTGCGGGTCGGCGCGAAGGGATAGCGGCCTGGGCGATCGCCACGCTGCAACCACGCGTGCTGCAAATGTAG
- a CDS encoding transglutaminase domain-containing protein, with the protein MTWPFERCGRAVARPVFFASLIVCAPYVLAQAQGGAPPPDQYFGIYMGGARVGYTQTRTVRAEWMAKPAWRMTTSGKFRINLLGQSLEQDEATDTVTDLRFQPLHQVFNVTSGGSAIHVTADYDYATRKISCAVGRGANASRKVLSIPPGADLAADSDFATEGKSLKAGQTQVIWYLEPTTVELDRATARVTGRTQITDPITNQPEVAWKVVTATTLGDMTSIQTADGRLISQDMSLGPISISFRAESPPAGAEKPIASYTPPMDFALATAVVTNLNIADPRAITGMQAVITGLPKTAVISDMRQRMNPDGEAFSIRVHALPLPQHSALNVASNAAGMQRWLEDAAYLDLGNATIKEIAARLRHGSTDPAAVATRIRDWVHQKITPDAEIGVPRSAADVLRNPRGVCRDYATLFAAVARDAGIPTRLCAGIVYFQGRFYYHAWDECWLGKWIAVDPTLYNPKHPEAFVDATHIKFAEGDPENMFAAVQVVGKIGVHITWVQPAAESVGDGQNRAVSGRKRVATRVTP; encoded by the coding sequence ATGACCTGGCCATTTGAGCGATGCGGCCGGGCCGTGGCGCGCCCGGTGTTTTTTGCGAGTTTAATTGTTTGCGCGCCGTACGTGCTGGCGCAAGCCCAGGGCGGTGCGCCACCACCCGACCAGTACTTTGGTATTTACATGGGCGGCGCACGGGTCGGTTACACGCAAACCCGTACCGTCCGGGCGGAATGGATGGCGAAACCGGCGTGGCGGATGACTACGTCCGGCAAATTCAGGATCAACCTGCTTGGCCAAAGCCTGGAGCAGGATGAAGCCACCGACACGGTGACCGACCTGCGGTTTCAGCCCCTTCACCAGGTGTTCAATGTCACCTCCGGTGGGAGCGCGATCCACGTGACGGCCGACTACGATTATGCGACCCGCAAAATCAGCTGCGCGGTAGGCCGCGGCGCCAACGCCTCGCGCAAAGTGCTGAGCATTCCTCCGGGCGCCGACCTTGCCGCCGATTCCGACTTTGCCACCGAAGGCAAGAGCCTCAAGGCAGGGCAGACCCAGGTCATCTGGTATCTGGAGCCGACTACCGTTGAGCTTGATCGGGCGACAGCTCGCGTTACCGGCCGGACGCAAATAACCGATCCCATCACCAACCAGCCCGAGGTGGCATGGAAAGTGGTTACAGCCACAACGCTGGGTGATATGACATCGATCCAGACAGCCGACGGCCGATTGATCTCGCAGGATATGAGCCTGGGCCCGATCAGCATTTCGTTTCGCGCCGAGTCGCCCCCAGCGGGCGCGGAGAAGCCGATTGCATCGTACACGCCGCCCATGGATTTCGCGTTGGCAACGGCCGTAGTGACCAATCTGAACATCGCCGATCCGCGCGCTATCACCGGCATGCAGGCGGTGATAACCGGGCTGCCGAAAACCGCTGTGATCTCCGACATGCGCCAGCGGATGAATCCGGATGGAGAGGCCTTTAGTATCCGCGTGCACGCCCTGCCTCTACCGCAGCACAGTGCGCTTAATGTGGCCTCAAACGCTGCTGGAATGCAACGCTGGCTGGAGGATGCTGCTTATCTGGACTTGGGAAACGCAACGATCAAAGAGATTGCGGCGCGACTGAGGCACGGCAGCACGGACCCGGCCGCAGTTGCAACGCGAATCCGCGATTGGGTTCATCAAAAGATCACACCCGACGCGGAAATTGGCGTGCCGCGAAGTGCGGCGGATGTGCTGAGGAACCCACGCGGCGTGTGTCGCGACTATGCCACCCTGTTCGCCGCAGTGGCACGGGACGCGGGGATACCAACCCGACTGTGTGCCGGCATCGTCTACTTCCAGGGACGGTTCTACTATCACGCGTGGGACGAATGCTGGCTGGGCAAATGGATCGCCGTTGATCCCACGCTTTACAATCCGAAGCATCCAGAGGCATTCGTGGACGCCACACATATCAAGTTCGCCGAGGGTGATCCTGAGAATATGTTTGCAGCCGTTCAGGTTGTGGGCAAAATCGGCGTGCACATCACGTGGGTGCAGCCCGCCGCTGAGAGTGTGGGAGACGGGCAGAATCGCGCAGTCAGCGGTAGAAAGCGGGTGGCGACTCGTGTTACGCCGTAA
- a CDS encoding PIN domain-containing protein: MAFVGLFAGFWVGPRAADLLMTLGRNLERMKPADKIAVAVGVCIGAVITLLFYQFLSNMATQLKVPVAIQIAFQFVLLVAMVYLGVVAMLSMRAEVAAMLARGQGGNQTESGPQANCKILDTNVIIDGRIADVCRAGFVEGTLYVPGFVLEELQHIADSPDSLKRARGRRGLDILNGMREQLPMVVRTWDKALERSASGDTVDTKLVKLAKALEGAIITNDFNLNKVALLQGVTVLNVNELANALKPAVLPGEIMQVKVVKEGKEAEQGLAYLDDGTMIVVEDGRRVIGATVEVVVASVIQTAAGKMIFAKLPTEDDTDYSHGRQRATAEHPEEQNVTSFTNHGSTSGRGTGKAVR, from the coding sequence ATGGCCTTTGTGGGCCTCTTCGCGGGTTTTTGGGTTGGTCCGCGAGCGGCCGATTTGCTGATGACACTTGGCAGGAACCTGGAACGGATGAAGCCGGCCGACAAGATCGCCGTCGCTGTAGGAGTGTGCATCGGCGCTGTAATAACGCTGCTCTTCTACCAGTTTCTCTCTAACATGGCGACGCAGCTCAAGGTGCCCGTAGCCATACAGATTGCCTTTCAGTTTGTGCTGCTTGTCGCGATGGTCTACCTCGGCGTGGTGGCGATGTTGAGCATGAGGGCAGAAGTGGCGGCGATGTTGGCCCGCGGACAGGGAGGCAACCAGACGGAATCGGGCCCACAGGCCAATTGCAAAATCCTGGATACCAACGTGATCATTGACGGCCGCATCGCCGATGTGTGCCGAGCCGGGTTCGTGGAGGGCACCCTGTATGTACCGGGCTTTGTATTGGAGGAGCTGCAGCACATCGCCGATTCGCCAGATTCACTCAAGCGCGCCCGCGGGCGGCGCGGCCTGGATATTCTGAACGGTATGCGCGAACAGCTGCCGATGGTCGTCCGGACCTGGGACAAGGCCCTGGAGAGATCGGCCTCCGGGGACACGGTTGACACCAAACTGGTGAAGCTGGCGAAGGCGCTTGAAGGCGCCATTATTACCAATGACTTCAACCTGAACAAGGTGGCGCTGCTGCAGGGCGTAACGGTGCTGAACGTTAATGAACTGGCCAACGCACTGAAGCCGGCCGTGCTTCCTGGCGAGATTATGCAGGTCAAGGTTGTGAAGGAAGGCAAGGAGGCTGAACAGGGTCTTGCCTATCTGGATGACGGTACGATGATCGTGGTGGAGGATGGCCGCCGGGTCATTGGCGCCACGGTGGAGGTTGTGGTTGCCAGCGTTATTCAAACGGCAGCCGGCAAAATGATCTTCGCCAAGCTGCCGACCGAAGACGATACCGATTACTCACACGGCCGGCAGCGCGCCACCGCGGAGCATCCAGAGGAGCAGAATGTCACCTCATTTACCAACCACGGCAGTACTTCCGGCCGCGGGACAGGGAAGGCGGTTCGGTAG
- a CDS encoding SPOR domain-containing protein, which produces MQLGVFSTTAAAQQTVAAASAKGLKTYIEPFTRRGRLLYRVQYAAYGSRRRADREKQRLSSQGIDTWVANP; this is translated from the coding sequence GTGCAGCTCGGCGTGTTTTCCACCACGGCCGCTGCGCAGCAGACGGTGGCAGCGGCCTCCGCCAAGGGATTGAAGACCTACATCGAGCCGTTTACTCGTCGTGGCCGTCTGTTATACCGCGTGCAGTACGCAGCTTACGGTTCGCGCCGCCGCGCCGACCGCGAGAAGCAGAGGCTTTCCTCGCAGGGAATTGACACCTGGGTGGCGAACCCGTAA
- the der gene encoding ribosome biogenesis GTPase Der translates to MPKPIVAVVGRPNVGKSTLFNRLIGRRVAIVEDTPGITRDRLYQPAEWNGRGFILIDTGGILPDESDPLLQQVKAQADVAMAEADVILFMVDTAHGLTPADREIANPLRSATVPVIVVANKADNSRLQNESGEFYGLGLGEVLAISAVHGHNVAELLDLIVQSLPAEQSEAEDSDRIGLAIVGRPNVGKSSLVNAILGEDRAITSPIPGTTRDTIDMPLEWAGTPLMLLDTAGLRRNRKIQGTVEYYMAMRARAGLERSDVGVVVIDGSTGVMDGDKRVTSFANDAGRACIIAVNKWDLVDPGVIRRDGGNARKPDRKLMLAFTAAFRKECPYLAWAPLVFVSATQRFGIRAAMETAIASAQNHAHRIPTGELNRLIREAAEKHPYLESGRELRIYYATMARVRPPTIVLFCNDTSLFHFSYQRYLENQIRKVWPLEGTPIRLLARKVENSDRDAGS, encoded by the coding sequence ATGCCCAAGCCAATCGTCGCCGTTGTAGGCCGCCCCAACGTGGGGAAATCGACCCTGTTCAACCGCCTCATTGGCCGCCGCGTGGCCATCGTGGAGGATACGCCGGGTATCACGCGCGACCGGCTCTATCAGCCGGCAGAATGGAATGGGCGCGGTTTCATCCTGATCGACACCGGCGGCATCTTGCCCGACGAATCCGATCCGCTTTTGCAGCAGGTGAAGGCCCAGGCCGACGTGGCGATGGCCGAAGCCGACGTGATCCTGTTCATGGTGGATACAGCGCACGGCCTCACGCCCGCAGATCGCGAAATCGCCAATCCGTTGAGATCGGCTACTGTTCCGGTCATTGTGGTGGCGAACAAGGCCGACAATTCACGTCTCCAGAATGAATCTGGCGAGTTTTACGGCCTGGGACTTGGCGAGGTTCTCGCCATCTCCGCCGTCCACGGCCACAACGTGGCCGAGCTGCTGGACCTCATTGTTCAGTCTCTCCCCGCTGAGCAGAGTGAAGCGGAGGATTCCGACCGGATCGGCCTTGCCATTGTTGGCCGGCCTAATGTTGGAAAGTCCTCACTGGTGAACGCGATCCTCGGGGAGGATCGGGCGATAACCAGTCCAATACCCGGCACCACGCGCGATACCATCGACATGCCGCTGGAATGGGCCGGAACGCCGCTGATGCTGCTGGATACGGCCGGCCTCCGCCGCAACCGCAAAATCCAGGGCACGGTGGAGTACTACATGGCGATGCGCGCCCGCGCCGGCCTCGAGCGCAGTGATGTCGGTGTGGTGGTCATCGATGGTTCCACCGGCGTGATGGATGGCGACAAGCGGGTCACATCATTTGCCAACGATGCCGGCCGCGCCTGTATCATCGCCGTGAACAAGTGGGATTTGGTCGACCCTGGCGTCATCCGTCGCGACGGCGGCAACGCCCGAAAGCCCGACCGCAAGCTGATGCTGGCCTTTACGGCTGCGTTTCGCAAGGAGTGTCCCTACCTGGCCTGGGCGCCGCTCGTATTCGTCTCCGCCACGCAACGCTTCGGTATCCGGGCCGCAATGGAGACGGCGATTGCCTCGGCACAAAACCACGCACACCGCATACCAACCGGCGAACTGAACCGCCTCATCCGCGAAGCCGCCGAAAAGCACCCATACCTGGAGAGCGGGCGCGAACTGCGCATCTACTACGCTACCATGGCGCGCGTCCGACCTCCTACGATTGTTCTCTTTTGCAACGACACAAGCCTGTTTCATTTCTCGTATCAGCGATATCTCGAAAACCAGATCCGCAAAGTCTGGCCGCTGGAAGGCACACCGATTCGGCTGCTTGCCCGCAAAGTAGAGAATTCGGACCGCGATGCCGGCAGCTAG
- the typA gene encoding translational GTPase TypA produces the protein MPEIARPQIRNIAIIAHVDHGKTTLVDGMLRQGNVFRANQEIAERVMDSNDLERERGITIVSKNTAISYHDVKINVVDTPGHADFGGEVERVMGMVDGVLLVVDAVEGPMPQTRYVMSKALAAGHRAIVVVNKMDRADARPDNVIDRTFDLFVELGADERQLDFPIVYSRAREGVASLDPAQPGVDLRPLFETILAELPAPEGDASAALQMLVSNLDYDSFRGRYAIGKVQSGAMRSGSTVALIDRNGNVRQGKATGVYIFEGLKKVPVDEAPAGEICLVTGLADVAIAETIADAADPVAVHSARVDEPTLRMAFGVNTGPLAGRDGKWSTSRKLRERLFTELETNVSLRVDETEVPDVFLVSGRGELHLAILIETMRREGYELQVSQPEVIFKTGEAGNKLEPWERVEVEVAEEYQGVVLEEMGRRRGEMQQMRLDGGSAFLSFLAPTRGLLGFRNDLLTATRGTGIVHSVFDAYRPFAGEISRVRNGSLLATDDGLATAFGLANAEERGILFIPAGTEVYAGMIVGRNSRDTDLEVNVCKTKHLTNMRASNSEIAVRLTPATIMSLDRAIEYIGPDELVEVTPSNIRMRKRILDSNMRKRSERRAEAVAV, from the coding sequence ATGCCGGAAATCGCTCGTCCACAAATACGTAATATAGCTATTATAGCGCATGTTGACCATGGTAAGACCACCCTGGTAGACGGCATGCTCCGCCAGGGCAACGTTTTCCGCGCCAACCAGGAGATTGCTGAACGGGTGATGGATAGCAACGACCTGGAGCGCGAGCGCGGCATCACGATCGTCAGCAAGAACACGGCTATCAGCTATCACGATGTGAAAATCAACGTCGTGGATACACCCGGCCACGCCGACTTCGGAGGCGAGGTTGAGCGCGTGATGGGCATGGTGGATGGGGTGCTTCTGGTAGTCGATGCCGTTGAAGGACCAATGCCGCAAACACGCTACGTGATGTCCAAGGCGCTGGCCGCAGGGCACCGTGCCATCGTTGTGGTGAACAAAATGGACCGTGCAGATGCGCGGCCCGACAACGTGATTGATCGCACCTTCGATCTCTTTGTGGAGCTCGGCGCAGATGAACGCCAGCTCGACTTCCCCATCGTCTACTCCCGAGCGCGCGAAGGCGTCGCATCCCTCGACCCGGCTCAGCCGGGCGTGGACCTGCGGCCGCTGTTCGAGACGATACTCGCCGAGCTGCCCGCGCCGGAGGGAGACGCATCCGCCGCTCTTCAAATGCTGGTGTCCAACCTGGATTACGACTCGTTTCGCGGTCGCTATGCTATCGGGAAGGTGCAGTCCGGCGCCATGCGTTCGGGCAGCACGGTTGCGCTGATCGATAGAAATGGGAATGTGAGACAGGGAAAGGCGACAGGAGTCTATATCTTCGAGGGTCTCAAGAAGGTGCCCGTAGATGAAGCCCCAGCAGGCGAGATCTGTCTTGTAACCGGACTGGCTGACGTGGCCATTGCCGAGACGATTGCAGATGCCGCGGACCCCGTGGCCGTGCATTCGGCGCGCGTCGATGAGCCCACGCTTCGGATGGCGTTCGGCGTTAATACCGGCCCGTTGGCCGGTCGCGACGGCAAGTGGAGCACCAGTCGTAAACTCCGGGAGCGCCTTTTCACGGAGCTGGAGACGAACGTGAGCCTTCGCGTGGACGAGACGGAAGTTCCCGATGTGTTTCTGGTAAGCGGCCGTGGTGAGCTTCACCTGGCGATCCTCATCGAAACGATGCGCCGGGAGGGATACGAACTGCAGGTTTCGCAGCCGGAAGTGATCTTCAAAACGGGTGAGGCCGGAAACAAGCTTGAACCGTGGGAGCGCGTTGAGGTGGAAGTGGCGGAGGAGTATCAGGGAGTTGTACTCGAAGAGATGGGCCGGCGCCGGGGCGAGATGCAGCAGATGCGGCTCGATGGTGGCAGCGCCTTCCTCAGCTTTTTGGCGCCAACGCGCGGCTTGCTGGGGTTCAGGAACGACCTGCTGACGGCCACGCGGGGCACCGGCATCGTACATTCGGTGTTTGATGCCTACCGGCCATTTGCCGGTGAGATCTCACGCGTCCGGAACGGATCCCTCCTCGCGACGGATGATGGCCTCGCGACCGCGTTTGGCCTGGCAAACGCCGAGGAACGCGGCATCCTCTTCATACCGGCCGGCACCGAAGTCTATGCGGGCATGATTGTTGGACGCAACTCGCGGGATACCGATCTTGAGGTGAACGTTTGCAAAACCAAGCACCTCACCAATATGCGGGCCTCGAACAGCGAGATTGCAGTGCGACTCACGCCGGCAACAATCATGTCACTGGACCGTGCCATTGAGTACATCGGTCCGGACGAATTGGTAGAGGTCACGCCCTCCAACATCCGCATGCGCAAACGCATACTCGACTCCAATATGCGCAAGCGCTCCGAAAGACGGGCCGAAGCTGTAGCCGTTTAA
- a CDS encoding sugar phosphate isomerase/epimerase → MKLSCQEGLVPGSTFGEKLANLHRYGFDAVELDGGRLNDPAGMAERKSELLSSPVKPSSICGGFSSEVVHPDRSRRQACSDAFRKKLDQAAEVGALGPIIVPIFNGNDRVPDLSPWKSRAEVERDLLLAMLAPLADHAAQNGVCVLLEPLNRYESNSLPKQADGADVVRALNGRGIRLMSDIFHMSIEERNLPATIRQCADVIGHVHLADTTRLEPGTGSADYTGILAALREIGFQGAMAFECGLSEPADSALPKSAAWLRSRMG, encoded by the coding sequence TTGAAACTCTCTTGTCAGGAAGGTCTTGTGCCGGGCAGCACGTTCGGAGAGAAGCTGGCGAATCTGCATCGCTACGGATTCGACGCGGTAGAGCTCGATGGCGGACGTTTGAACGATCCAGCCGGTATGGCAGAGCGCAAAAGCGAGCTGCTGAGCAGCCCGGTAAAGCCTTCGTCGATCTGCGGCGGGTTCTCGTCGGAGGTCGTCCATCCGGACCGCAGCCGGCGGCAGGCGTGCTCGGATGCGTTTCGCAAAAAGCTGGACCAGGCGGCAGAGGTTGGCGCACTGGGCCCAATTATCGTGCCGATCTTCAACGGTAACGATCGCGTGCCGGATCTATCGCCGTGGAAGTCACGGGCCGAGGTCGAACGCGACCTGCTGCTGGCGATGCTGGCTCCATTGGCAGATCACGCGGCTCAGAATGGAGTCTGCGTGCTGCTGGAGCCACTGAACCGTTATGAATCCAACAGCCTGCCGAAACAGGCGGATGGCGCCGACGTGGTACGCGCTCTGAACGGGCGCGGGATCCGACTGATGAGCGACATCTTCCACATGAGCATTGAGGAGCGCAACCTGCCGGCGACGATTCGCCAATGCGCCGACGTGATCGGACATGTACACCTGGCCGATACGACACGCCTGGAACCTGGAACGGGCAGCGCGGATTACACCGGCATCCTGGCGGCGCTACGTGAAATCGGCTTCCAGGGAGCCATGGCGTTTGAGTGCGGCCTCTCCGAGCCGGCCGACTCCGCGCTTCCAAAGAGCGCTGCGTGGCTGCGGAGCAGGATGGGTTGA
- a CDS encoding ADP-ribosylglycohydrolase family protein → MASLEISTADYADKVLGAWQGRLAGLTLGSNLQGSAFPGSLAGWPTTPSQPYAGPWMDFPLVWLATLEQRPGEVTPEDLAAAWMDHLAYNQSELGFAALNMRRGLRPPASGFHSNPAKHGVAGFARAEIWALTAPGAPQIAAARACYDSRMDHAEEGVWSAMFLAALQSSAFFLSDTMSLLTIGLAMIPRTCRTAIAVKAALATWQQGRTWLTAREAVMNSLGGGVGNDAALTAGFFTIGFLAALGGFGEAICAAANCGFESEAAAGAVGSTLGILLGARGLPPAWIAPLAGVIIPGVGLVNFRAAATTQELADRTAALGAQIVSACCHDTAICETVAVPESPDVQQPAAPPSADGARDVADPAHAASGAAEPAAALVAPPSVAPTERAEAPASSPVPDDTDLTEPVPTPQAAVPSDLPAPLPVATAAIPQPINSDAATVPQTEVLEQDEAEQLTAPPQVTAAPAAPDWSGAIAWADSTSIKPLLVAPPCSTSSPAGAFTVTMDMGANAAVAYNENRQLQFTVLNTTDQPFDGRVSLLAPAGWQVAAPPDYGQRHVIAAGAAARFGFAVMVREGSAFIDIANALTLRLDPSDGGSTMFAEFVILGASCWVVTGPFASFGGDGYDRAGAPEDRPGLAERYTSRLQQSIGWERRVFAEASMDLESLFRSSEGVCYGQTVFRSRAARDARLVVNSNYGVKVWLNGALVFRRLNKDPWLPQVGSGPWAVDISLRAGDNVIMVKWVRSAEPIRFVVGLADGSGCGIADIGNTGW, encoded by the coding sequence ATGGCATCTCTGGAAATCTCAACAGCCGACTATGCAGACAAGGTGTTGGGAGCCTGGCAAGGCCGCCTGGCCGGCCTGACTCTGGGCAGCAACCTTCAGGGCAGTGCGTTTCCTGGATCGCTAGCCGGCTGGCCAACCACACCATCTCAGCCGTACGCGGGCCCATGGATGGACTTTCCGCTGGTTTGGCTGGCCACGCTGGAGCAGCGCCCTGGCGAGGTGACTCCGGAGGATCTGGCCGCCGCATGGATGGACCACCTGGCGTACAACCAGTCGGAGTTGGGCTTCGCCGCGCTCAACATGCGGCGGGGGCTCCGGCCGCCTGCGTCCGGCTTTCACAGCAACCCCGCTAAACACGGCGTTGCCGGCTTTGCCCGCGCTGAGATTTGGGCGTTGACGGCGCCGGGCGCACCGCAGATAGCGGCGGCACGAGCGTGTTACGATTCGCGTATGGATCACGCGGAAGAAGGCGTGTGGTCCGCCATGTTCCTTGCGGCGCTCCAGAGTTCGGCCTTCTTCCTCAGTGACACGATGTCGCTGCTCACCATCGGCCTGGCGATGATACCGCGCACATGCCGCACCGCCATCGCCGTAAAGGCGGCGCTTGCCACCTGGCAGCAGGGCCGTACATGGCTGACCGCGCGCGAAGCGGTTATGAACTCGCTGGGCGGCGGAGTTGGCAACGACGCAGCGCTGACAGCCGGTTTCTTCACAATCGGCTTCCTCGCCGCACTTGGCGGTTTCGGCGAAGCGATCTGCGCCGCGGCCAACTGTGGCTTCGAGTCCGAAGCAGCTGCCGGCGCAGTGGGTTCCACACTGGGTATCCTGCTCGGCGCCCGAGGGCTGCCGCCTGCGTGGATCGCGCCCCTGGCCGGTGTGATCATCCCGGGTGTGGGCCTTGTCAACTTCCGCGCCGCGGCGACCACGCAGGAGCTTGCCGATCGCACCGCTGCGCTCGGCGCTCAAATTGTGTCGGCATGCTGCCACGACACCGCGATCTGCGAAACCGTTGCCGTGCCGGAGTCGCCGGATGTGCAGCAACCTGCAGCGCCGCCGAGCGCGGATGGCGCCCGGGATGTCGCTGACCCGGCACATGCTGCAAGTGGCGCCGCGGAGCCGGCCGCCGCACTGGTCGCTCCGCCATCCGTCGCGCCGACCGAGAGAGCCGAAGCCCCGGCGAGTTCGCCGGTACCGGACGATACCGATCTAACGGAACCGGTGCCTACGCCACAGGCTGCGGTTCCGTCCGACCTGCCGGCGCCTCTCCCTGTGGCAACGGCCGCCATACCGCAGCCCATCAATTCGGACGCCGCGACCGTACCGCAAACCGAAGTACTCGAGCAGGACGAGGCCGAACAGCTTACCGCGCCACCTCAGGTCACCGCTGCGCCTGCGGCGCCGGACTGGAGTGGCGCAATTGCGTGGGCCGACAGCACCTCCATCAAGCCGCTGCTGGTAGCGCCTCCCTGCTCCACCTCCAGCCCGGCGGGCGCATTCACGGTTACCATGGATATGGGCGCCAACGCAGCCGTTGCCTACAACGAGAACCGGCAGCTGCAGTTCACGGTACTCAACACGACCGATCAGCCATTTGATGGCCGTGTGTCGCTGCTGGCGCCCGCTGGTTGGCAGGTGGCGGCGCCGCCCGATTACGGACAGCGGCACGTGATCGCCGCCGGCGCGGCTGCCCGATTCGGCTTCGCCGTGATGGTACGGGAAGGCAGCGCTTTCATTGATATTGCCAACGCATTGACCTTGCGTCTGGACCCCTCGGACGGCGGATCGACGATGTTCGCCGAATTCGTGATCCTTGGCGCCTCCTGCTGGGTTGTAACCGGGCCGTTTGCCAGCTTTGGCGGCGACGGCTATGACCGGGCCGGCGCGCCGGAAGACAGACCGGGCCTCGCCGAACGGTACACCAGCCGTCTGCAGCAATCCATCGGCTGGGAGCGACGTGTGTTCGCTGAAGCGAGCATGGACCTTGAGTCGCTGTTCCGCTCTTCCGAGGGTGTTTGCTACGGCCAGACCGTATTTCGGAGCCGTGCCGCGCGCGATGCGCGTCTGGTCGTGAACAGCAACTATGGCGTGAAGGTCTGGCTCAATGGCGCGCTGGTCTTTCGCCGGCTCAACAAAGATCCATGGCTGCCGCAGGTTGGCTCGGGACCCTGGGCAGTGGATATATCGCTGCGCGCAGGCGATAATGTGATTATGGTGAAGTGGGTGCGCAGCGCCGAACCGATCCGCTTTGTTGTCGGGTTGGCAGATGGCTCCGGCTGCGGTATAGCCGATATCGGCAATACGGGCTGGTAA